One part of the Dyadobacter sp. 676 genome encodes these proteins:
- the ftsH gene encoding ATP-dependent zinc metalloprotease FtsH: MSENDNKRGPLNPKSPQKGYQGWIIAALIATILGITYLNRTSTIRETTQKRFEKMMADKEVERVTIVNDKSVEVTLKPEALKLDKYRVVAKENNYFGGENASHYQFQVTSAETFKKDFDKMQEGVPDDDKVPFVVDTRNDWTSFLGTWGFFIVMILVMYFILGRMSGGVGPGGQIFNIGRSRATLFDAENKVKITFNDVAGLDEAKEEIKEIVEYLQSPDKFKKLGAKIPKGALLVGPPGTGKTLLAKAVAGEAGVPFFSLSGSDFVEMFVGVGAARVRDLFKQAKEKAPCIIFIDEIDAVGRSRGRGAMPGSNDERENTLNSLLVEMDGFATDSGIIIVAATNRPDVLDPALLRPGRFDRQISVDKPDVIGREAIFKVHLKPLKLATDVNIQKLSSQTPGFAGAEIANVCNEAALIAARRNREEVTMQDFQDAMDRVIGGLEKKNKLISPEEKQIVAYHEAGHAVAGWFLEHADPLVKVSIVPRGVAALGYAQYLPREQYLYRTEQLFDEMCMTLGGRAAEDVVFGKISTGALSDLERVTKVAYSMVTMYGMNERIGNISFYDSKQTDYAFTKPYSESTSQAIDEEVRKLVDQAYQFVKNLLIEKRDALEVLAKELLEKEILFQADLEKLIGKRPFEKETSYQAYINRRSNEEAAIHEEVVKQTLEQDRKEEEMAEAGKSADNE, encoded by the coding sequence ATGTCTGAAAACGATAACAAAAGGGGGCCACTCAACCCTAAAAGTCCTCAGAAGGGATATCAAGGTTGGATTATAGCCGCTCTGATCGCTACTATACTCGGAATCACTTACCTTAACCGCACATCGACAATCCGCGAAACCACTCAGAAACGTTTCGAGAAAATGATGGCCGACAAGGAAGTGGAGCGTGTAACCATTGTAAACGACAAATCCGTTGAGGTTACACTGAAACCCGAGGCGCTTAAACTCGATAAATACAGGGTTGTTGCAAAGGAAAATAACTATTTCGGTGGGGAAAACGCTTCCCATTACCAATTCCAGGTAACCTCCGCGGAGACCTTTAAAAAGGATTTCGATAAAATGCAGGAAGGTGTTCCCGACGACGACAAGGTGCCTTTTGTAGTAGATACCCGCAACGACTGGACCAGCTTCCTCGGGACCTGGGGCTTTTTCATTGTAATGATCCTGGTAATGTACTTCATCCTCGGCAGAATGTCGGGTGGTGTAGGTCCGGGTGGCCAGATATTCAACATCGGCCGCTCCCGCGCGACGCTTTTCGATGCGGAAAACAAAGTTAAAATCACGTTTAACGATGTGGCCGGCCTCGATGAAGCAAAAGAAGAGATCAAGGAAATTGTAGAATACCTGCAAAGTCCTGACAAATTCAAGAAACTGGGCGCCAAGATTCCCAAGGGCGCATTGCTCGTAGGCCCTCCGGGAACAGGTAAAACTTTGCTCGCGAAGGCGGTGGCCGGCGAAGCAGGCGTACCATTTTTCTCCCTTTCAGGTTCCGATTTCGTAGAAATGTTCGTGGGTGTAGGTGCCGCGCGTGTACGCGACCTCTTCAAGCAAGCAAAGGAAAAAGCGCCTTGTATTATCTTTATTGACGAAATCGACGCCGTAGGCCGTTCGCGTGGCCGTGGCGCGATGCCGGGTTCCAACGACGAACGTGAAAATACGTTGAACTCCCTGCTTGTGGAAATGGACGGTTTCGCAACCGACTCCGGTATTATCATCGTGGCAGCTACCAACCGCCCCGACGTCCTTGACCCCGCATTGCTCCGTCCGGGACGTTTCGACCGTCAGATTTCCGTTGATAAGCCGGACGTAATCGGTCGCGAGGCGATTTTTAAAGTGCATTTGAAGCCATTGAAACTGGCTACCGATGTCAATATTCAGAAACTTTCGTCCCAGACTCCGGGCTTTGCCGGTGCTGAAATCGCGAACGTTTGTAACGAAGCTGCGTTGATCGCCGCCCGTCGCAACCGCGAAGAGGTTACTATGCAAGACTTTCAGGACGCCATGGACCGTGTAATCGGTGGTTTGGAGAAGAAAAACAAACTCATTTCACCGGAAGAAAAGCAGATTGTAGCATACCACGAAGCAGGTCACGCGGTGGCAGGATGGTTCCTCGAACATGCCGACCCATTGGTGAAGGTGTCGATCGTGCCACGTGGTGTAGCGGCATTGGGTTATGCGCAATATCTCCCGCGTGAGCAGTACCTGTACCGTACCGAGCAGCTGTTCGATGAAATGTGTATGACATTGGGCGGCCGCGCTGCGGAAGATGTAGTATTCGGCAAGATTTCTACCGGCGCATTGAGCGACCTTGAACGCGTAACGAAAGTGGCGTACAGCATGGTTACCATGTACGGTATGAACGAACGCATCGGTAACATTTCATTCTACGATTCGAAACAAACCGATTACGCATTCACCAAGCCTTACTCCGAGTCGACGTCACAGGCGATTGACGAAGAAGTGAGAAAACTGGTTGATCAGGCGTATCAATTCGTCAAAAACCTGCTGATCGAAAAGCGTGACGCATTGGAAGTGCTGGCGAAGGAATTGCTGGAAAAAGAAATCCTGTTCCAGGCCGACCTGGAAAAACTGATCGGCAAACGTCCTTTCGAGAAGGAAACGAGCTATCAGGCCTATATCAACCGCCGGTCCAACGAGGAAGCTGCCATCCATGAAGAAGTGGTGAAACAGACACTCGAACAAGACCGTAAAGAAGAAGAAATGGCAGAAGCCGGAAAGAGTGCCGACAACGAATAG
- a CDS encoding nucleotidyltransferase family protein — protein sequence MYGIDISRELAYLIEAALSPSGKSPFTVADVSFDAQRFATLAKWHQVRPLAFEYMQEKRLDVPDHVLLMLRDFTLGQAVTNMAFLSICVRLYNRLTENHVRAFPMKGALWAWMLYEKPTLREFGDIDYFLGKNDVYKSLDILLTEGFAADSYRHYLLSQKAIASDYLDTDYQLPLTPLQENTLQSLEIQWNCTYPRYCYNFTFDELAGDPIGFDMMGRQILVPKMENQLIMMVIHHGGVEQWDKLKYMADFVRLLDKSADQLDWGYINRVSSAKGFNKLLLQSLGVAGCLTGRDYLRHATVSADYPSPGFLRDMLMHWEDERPSLKTKTWRIFFYNIKYRDKWSDKLSIIAAHIGYLTRWRLLWHKMVWYRKKPLNEADRNRAINAMSGRENV from the coding sequence TGTACGGGATCGACATATCACGCGAACTGGCATACCTGATCGAAGCCGCTTTGTCGCCGTCAGGTAAGTCTCCTTTTACGGTCGCCGATGTGTCTTTTGACGCTCAGAGGTTCGCGACACTTGCTAAATGGCACCAGGTCCGGCCGCTGGCCTTTGAGTACATGCAGGAAAAACGGCTCGACGTTCCCGACCATGTTTTGTTAATGCTTCGGGACTTTACATTAGGGCAGGCCGTAACGAACATGGCTTTCCTGAGTATATGCGTGCGGCTGTACAACCGGCTGACGGAGAATCATGTGCGCGCATTTCCCATGAAAGGAGCGCTGTGGGCCTGGATGCTCTATGAAAAACCGACTTTGCGGGAGTTCGGTGACATCGATTATTTTCTTGGGAAAAATGATGTTTACAAAAGTCTGGATATCCTGTTAACGGAAGGTTTTGCGGCCGACAGTTATCGTCACTATTTGTTAAGCCAAAAGGCCATAGCGAGTGATTACCTCGATACGGATTATCAGCTTCCGCTTACCCCCTTGCAGGAAAACACGTTGCAGTCGCTTGAAATACAATGGAACTGCACGTACCCCCGGTATTGCTACAATTTTACATTCGACGAACTCGCGGGAGATCCGATCGGGTTTGACATGATGGGCAGGCAAATCCTGGTTCCAAAGATGGAAAACCAGCTAATTATGATGGTCATCCACCACGGAGGTGTGGAGCAATGGGATAAGCTGAAATACATGGCGGATTTTGTGAGACTGCTCGACAAGTCGGCCGACCAGCTGGACTGGGGTTACATTAACCGCGTAAGCTCCGCCAAAGGTTTCAATAAATTGCTTTTGCAATCGCTTGGCGTAGCGGGCTGTCTTACCGGGCGCGATTACCTTCGCCATGCAACTGTTTCGGCTGACTATCCGTCCCCAGGTTTCCTGAGAGACATGCTCATGCATTGGGAGGACGAACGGCCTTCGTTAAAGACCAAGACCTGGCGTATTTTTTTCTATAATATAAAATACCGCGACAAATGGTCGGACAAGCTTTCCATTATCGCGGCACATATCGGATATCTGACCCGTTGGAGGTTATTGTGGCATAAAATGGTTTGGTACCGGAAAAAGCCGTTAAACGAGGCTGACCGTAATCGTGCCATCAATGCTATGTCCGGGCGCGAGAATGTTTAA
- a CDS encoding aldose 1-epimerase, whose protein sequence is MSFEIFKQQFGDLAEYVIHETTTENRVVIIPELGGIVRQLSLRKGLTLFSLLKTPPTPNALIADTKSASELLFPFASRIPEGKYKFLGKEYQLKKNEDGGMNAIHGLVRKNHFRLDEQVIRSDNASIQLSYTIDNADGYPFQVHFTVRYTLHADGRFELKYEARNNGQAPCPVMFGWHPYWVLGNEDVEAWKIDIPSKRLVTFNENLIPVGTEPFDMAMPALLHRKEFDNCFILDASVPEAVTELISKNQDVTLRIRQETGEGKFNYLVVYTPPARDCVAIEPLTANVDAFNTGEGLNILAPGHSIDGTITVSLV, encoded by the coding sequence ATGTCCTTTGAAATTTTCAAGCAACAGTTCGGCGACCTCGCCGAGTATGTTATACACGAAACCACTACTGAAAACCGCGTTGTAATAATCCCCGAGCTGGGTGGCATTGTCCGTCAATTGTCATTACGGAAAGGCCTGACGCTGTTTTCGCTTTTGAAAACCCCTCCTACCCCCAATGCACTCATTGCGGATACAAAAAGTGCCAGTGAACTGCTGTTTCCCTTCGCAAGCCGCATTCCCGAGGGCAAGTACAAATTCCTGGGAAAAGAATATCAATTAAAAAAGAATGAAGACGGCGGCATGAACGCCATTCACGGGCTGGTACGAAAAAACCACTTTCGGCTTGACGAACAGGTTATTCGATCGGATAATGCGTCCATTCAGCTGTCTTATACCATCGATAATGCGGATGGCTACCCCTTTCAGGTGCATTTTACCGTTCGTTATACTTTGCACGCAGACGGGCGTTTCGAACTGAAATACGAAGCCAGGAATAACGGGCAGGCACCTTGCCCTGTCATGTTTGGCTGGCATCCTTACTGGGTTCTCGGTAACGAGGATGTTGAAGCCTGGAAAATCGATATTCCCTCAAAACGTCTGGTAACATTCAACGAAAATCTGATCCCGGTCGGAACAGAGCCCTTTGATATGGCCATGCCGGCATTGCTGCACCGGAAGGAATTTGACAACTGCTTTATCCTCGACGCCTCTGTGCCGGAAGCGGTTACAGAGTTGATTTCGAAAAACCAGGATGTTACTCTGCGTATCCGGCAGGAAACCGGGGAAGGGAAATTCAACTATCTGGTGGTTTACACCCCGCCCGCCCGCGATTGCGTGGCGATTGAACCGCTAACGGCCAACGTTGACGCATTTAATACCGGCGAGGGCTTAAACATTCTCGCGCCCGGACATAGCATTGATGGCACGATTACGGTCAGCCTCGTTTAA